The Candidatus Neomarinimicrobiota bacterium sequence TATGTTTCAATATTTTAATGGATTTATAAAAACACCACTTCAAAGCAATGTTGTTTTGTCGGAATACGCCTACGGGCAAGCTTCGGCGGCACAAGCAGGGAGATTTGACTGAGCATCACCTTCGACAAGCTCAGATTCCCTCGCCTCTGATCACTATGTTCGTGGTGAACTCCCGAGCTTCCCGACACGCACGTCGGGACGCGCTTAACCTTGTGCTGAAGAATCTTTGCGGTCTCTGCGCACTTTGCGGTTTAACAAAAAAAACCCCACCAGCAGGCAGGGTTTATAGGGTGTCGGAACGCGCTAACCAGTGATTATTCTCAGGAATATAAAAAAACCCTCGCAAAGCAAGGGTTTAGTGGGTGTCGGAACGGGGAGATTTGAACTCCCGACCTCTTGACCCCCAGTCAAGCGCGCTAACCGGGCTGCGCCACGTTCCGAGATCATCGCCACAAAATAGGTCTTGAAAAGAGCTATTTATGAAGCGGCCTAATTAAAGAATTGAAACACTCCGAATCAAGGAGCTTTAAGGGGTTAAAACAAGTTTATGAATCAATTAAATCAATAAGCTGTTTTAGATCAATACGAAGATTTGTTAGAAATTTCTTGTAACGCTCTGGAGTCATATCACCCTGGGCAGAAGTCACTGGTTTTGGTGCCATAGGTTGCTCTACGGCTTGAGTTGGTGGGGTAGGTTGAGCTGCCACTGGCTCTTCAAGGCTGAGGACATTTAGAGGCTGACCGTTGTCCTGTAACTGCTTTAGCTTCTGACGCGCTCCCTCAATGGTGTATTTCTTTTCATAAAGTAGCGTTTTAATAAAATTTACCAACTCAATGTCTTTTTCCCGGTAGGTACGGTTGCCAGCACGGTTTTTAGCAGGAGATAGCTGGGGAAATTCTGACTCCCAGTAGCGCAACACGTATTGCTTTAAGTCAGTTGCTTCGCTGACTTCACCGATTGAATAGTATAGTTTTTTGATGGCTTCCCTTGGCATAATCCGCTCACTCTATGATAAATCGATGTTAAACACTTGAACCATTACTTTAATTATAATCCCTTATTATACGATCATCAAGGGATTAATAGTCTCTGGAACAGCTTTTTTTATTGGATGTATTTGGGCACTCATCATCGATAAATACTCCATGTTTCAACAATATTGGACCAGATATGTTGATATATGGACAAATTCTAGTTAAATATTTTCATTAAAGCTCTCCTTTAAGGGCAACATTACTAAAAGCGGGGTTGTTATCAGGTAAGGGAAGAATAAATTTTCCGCATGAACGACGATAAACATATCAAGTTGGTTTTACGCAATAAGCGCGCGTACTACGAATATGAGATTATAGAAAAATTTGAGGCCGGCATCTCCCTGCATGGAACTGAGGTAAAATCAATTCGTGCAGGAAATCTCAACATGGGTGATGCCTATGCAAGACCACGGAATGGGAGTATCTCATTATTGAATCTGCATATTTCGCCCTGGGAAACAGCAAATGATTACGATCAACATGACCCGACACGACCTCGACTCTTGTTACTACATAAAAAAGAAATTAGAAAATTGAGTCATGAGATCGAAGCCAAAGGATATACATTACTACCGCTTTCGCTTTATTTTAAGGCAGGAAAGCTGAAAGTTGAGCTTGGTCTTGCAAAGGGTAAAAATATTCGAGATAAAAGGCAGACCTCTCTCAAACGTGATGCCACCAGAGAAATGGATAGAGCCAGAAAACTCAGTCACTAAGAATAGCGGAGAAAGATTTTGAAATTTCCACCAGTTAAAGAACAGCTAGATATACTCTCCCGAGGTGTAGAAGACTTTGTTTCGCCTGAAGGACTTGAACAGAAGCTCGAAAAGTCCATAGCCTCAGAGAAGCCATTAAAAATTAAACTCGGCGCTGATCCAAGTCGTCCTGATTTGCACATAGGTCATGCCGTCGTCCTGAGAAAATTGCGTCAATTCCAGGATCTGGGTCATAATGCCATACTCATTATTGGAGATTTTACGGCCTCCATTGGTGATCCTACGGGTAGAAATAAGACCAGACCTAGTATAACCCTGGAAGAAGCTCGTGATTTTGGTAAGTCATATCTCGACCAAGCTTCTATTATTTTAAACACCGACAGGCTTGATGTGGTGCACAATTCGGACTGGCTGAACACCATGAATTTTTCTGAAGTCATTAAGCTGGCTGCCCAGGTGACCGTAGCGCAAATGCTGGAACGCGATGACTTTTCTCAGAGGTATAAGGGTGGAACACCCATCTCGGTTCATGAATTCCTTTACCCACTTGCCCAGGCACAGGACTCTGTCCATCTGCATTCTGATGTAGAATTGGGGGGAACAGATCAACTATTTAATCTGCTTATGGGACGAGAGCTGCAAAAAAAATCCAATCAAGCCCAACAGGTTATCATGACAGTGCCCCTTCTTGAAGGGACAGATGGTGTGGAAAAGATGTCCAAAAGTTATGACAATTATATCGGATTATCAGATTCACCTGCTGAAATGTTTGGAAAAGTGTTATCCATACCAGATGAAATGATTATAAAATATCTCACCCTCACCACCAATCTCCCCATGGATGATATCAAAAGCATCGAAACCAAAATGAAATCAGGGGAAAACCCACGTGATTTTAAGCGACAGTTGGGTCGTGAATTGGTGAAAGTCTATTACGATGAAGATTCAGCAACTGCTGCACAACAAGCCTTCGATAATTTGTTTATCAAAAAAGATATCCCAGATGAAATGCCTGAGCTCATTGTGGAGTCATCTGATGAAACCCTGCTTTCCCTCCTGGATAAGAGTGGATTGTTCGGCAGTAAGGGGGAGATTCGCAGGCTTATCAAGCAAAATGCAGTGAGTGTTGATGGAGAAAAAGTCCAGGATGAATTCTTACCCTTTAATACCAAGGGGAGTTTCGTCATAAAAGCCGGTAAGCGAAAATTTATTCGGATCATCCATAACTAAACCCTCTTGCTCCTCCTTCCTCAAATCATGAAAGTGACATTATGATAGAAATCAGGGGAATCTCCAAAACATACGATTCCATTGTTGCTGTTTCTGAACTCAATATGACCATTCAACCAGGTAGAATTTATGGCTTTCTGGGTCCCAATGGGGCAGGGAAGACCACAGCCATTCGTATGCTCATGAACATTATTATTCCCGATGAAGGCCAGATCCTTTTTGAAGGAAGTAATAATAGACCTCCATCAAACCAAATAGGATATCTGCCTGAAGAACGAGGGTTGTACCAGAAGATCTCAGTCATGGAAACACTGCAATACTTTGCTCATCTTCGAAGCGTTCCACATGCCAATGATAAAATTAAAGCATATCTCCAGCGCTTTGATCTGGGATCCAGGCTGCAATCCAAGGTCAGTGAATTGTCAAAGGGTAACCAGCAAAAGCTTCAATTTATAAATACCATCCTCCATGACCCTCAATACATAGTCCTGGATGAACCTTTTTCTGGTCTTGATCCTGTTAATCAGCTTCTCTTAAAGGAAATATTGGAGGAGATGAAACAAGCTGGTAAAACCATCCTGTTCAGCTCTCACCAAATGGACCAGGTGGAAAAGCTATGTGATGATGTTGCCCTGATTAATAAAGGTCAATTGGTCACAGCTGGGGAACTATCAAAAATAATGCAATCAGAAGGCATTCAGCGTCTTCAGGTAACACCTGTAAATGAGGCTGATCTCAATCATGAATGCTTTTCTGCTTTCACAACAGAGCGTACAAATGGATCCATGTTTATCGAAATTGACGGTCATTCAAAGCAGGATATCATTTCCACTCTGAATAAATCAATCGATTTAAAATCGGTGAGAGTTGCCGAGTTAGGTCTTGAAGAAGTTTTTATTCATTTGGTACAGGGATCTGAATCATGAATGCCTTGAAAATTGCATGGTTCGAGTATCGTCGTAGAATTCGCTCAAAATGGTTTATCATTGGAACTTTTGGCATGCCAATTCTGATCCTGGTGATTAGTCTGGGTACTGGATATATGGCTGGTTCAGGTGCAGGTATTGAAACCAAAAACTTTGGATTAATTGATGAAACAGGTTTCTATGGACATCAATTGTCTCTTGTTCTGGACGAGCGGTTCGCTGAGAAGGAAACCCCGCCCTTCAATCTGGCCGTGTCCAACGGTAGCTTTGAATCTTTGCAAACTCAATTTGATGAACTGGTGAATGAAAAGACTCTCGATGGTTACTTCGTAATTCCAGCTGATTTTTTTACCAATCCAATGCTTCGTAATTATGCCAGATCAAGTTCAACCATTCGCTCAACTGATATTATCGAATCTGAGTTGAAGGAGTTATTAATCAAGGAGAAAGCCATTTTTCTGCAATTGTCAGATGATGCACTGGATGAAATATTTTTTAATGTAACAGTTTCTCATTTTGAGATTGGTTCATCTGAGGAGAGGGAAACTGAAGAACTTATCGCAGGTTATATCGCACCCTTTGTATTCATGTTTTTACTCTTCCTGGGCATCTTTACAGGTGGGCAGCTCCTGCTGAGGGCGGTATTGGAGGAAAGGTCTTCCCGGGTCATTGAAGTGCTTTTATCAACGGTGAGCTACAATGAATTGATGGGTGGAAAAATATTGGGACTTGGCTTGCTGGGGCTAACCCAATCTGCCATATACCTGATTGGAACATTCATCGCAGGCAGTTACTATGATCTATCCCTCATTACGCCAGCAATCGGGCTGCTCTATTTTACGTATTTTATTCTCGGATATCTGTTATATGCAGGAATATATATAGGAGTAGGGGCCTTGTTTGATTCTGAGCAGGAGGCCCAGCAGGCTATTCAAATCATCACATTTATTGCTATTATTCCCATGGTTCTGTGGACCATGGTCATCGAAAACCCTAACTCTACTCTGGTAAATGTTTTAAGCTATATACCCCTGGTGACGCCCTTCTTTATGATGATTAAGATAGCAGTAGGGGAGACATCAACTTTTCAGATACTTACAACCATTATTGTAATGATTATTAGTGTCTATGGAAGTATCAGACTAGCCGCTAAGGTGTTCCGGACTGGCATCCTGCTTTATGGAAAACGCATCACTTTGCCAGAAATATATAGATGGATGAGAGCGTAGTGCATTTGATGGATTGAATAACTTGACATACCTGAAGCTTCATTTATCTTCTTCAGGTTTTATAATGTTAATTGATTGCCTAGGGAGAGATAATGGCTGAAAATGTGAAAGAATTTACCGATAGCAACTTTAATGCTGAAGTAATTGAGTCAGACGTACCAGTGCTTGTAGACTTCTGGGCTGTTTGGTGTATGCCGTGTAAAATGGTTGCTCCAGTAGTTGCAGAAATTGCCAGTGAATATAAAGGTAAGTTGAAAGTTGGAAAATTAGACGTAGATGGCAATCCAGAAGTTGCTCAGAAATACGGGATTCGTAGTATTCCAAGTCTTTTGATTTTCAAAAATGGTGAAGTAGCCCAAATGCTTGTTGGGGCAGTACCCAAACCACAGATTACCGCCAAGGTCGACGCAGTTATCGGCTAACCCTTTCTCAAATATCGAGTTTCATAAAGAGGCTGTCCCAATAGGGGTAGTCTCTTTTTGATTTAAGAACCTGCCCAC is a genomic window containing:
- a CDS encoding ATP-binding cassette domain-containing protein, which gives rise to MIEIRGISKTYDSIVAVSELNMTIQPGRIYGFLGPNGAGKTTAIRMLMNIIIPDEGQILFEGSNNRPPSNQIGYLPEERGLYQKISVMETLQYFAHLRSVPHANDKIKAYLQRFDLGSRLQSKVSELSKGNQQKLQFINTILHDPQYIVLDEPFSGLDPVNQLLLKEILEEMKQAGKTILFSSHQMDQVEKLCDDVALINKGQLVTAGELSKIMQSEGIQRLQVTPVNEADLNHECFSAFTTERTNGSMFIEIDGHSKQDIISTLNKSIDLKSVRVAELGLEEVFIHLVQGSES
- the smpB gene encoding SsrA-binding protein SmpB, whose amino-acid sequence is MNDDKHIKLVLRNKRAYYEYEIIEKFEAGISLHGTEVKSIRAGNLNMGDAYARPRNGSISLLNLHISPWETANDYDQHDPTRPRLLLLHKKEIRKLSHEIEAKGYTLLPLSLYFKAGKLKVELGLAKGKNIRDKRQTSLKRDATREMDRARKLSH
- a CDS encoding MerR family transcriptional regulator — translated: MPREAIKKLYYSIGEVSEATDLKQYVLRYWESEFPQLSPAKNRAGNRTYREKDIELVNFIKTLLYEKKYTIEGARQKLKQLQDNGQPLNVLSLEEPVAAQPTPPTQAVEQPMAPKPVTSAQGDMTPERYKKFLTNLRIDLKQLIDLIDS
- a CDS encoding tyrosine--tRNA ligase, coding for MKFPPVKEQLDILSRGVEDFVSPEGLEQKLEKSIASEKPLKIKLGADPSRPDLHIGHAVVLRKLRQFQDLGHNAILIIGDFTASIGDPTGRNKTRPSITLEEARDFGKSYLDQASIILNTDRLDVVHNSDWLNTMNFSEVIKLAAQVTVAQMLERDDFSQRYKGGTPISVHEFLYPLAQAQDSVHLHSDVELGGTDQLFNLLMGRELQKKSNQAQQVIMTVPLLEGTDGVEKMSKSYDNYIGLSDSPAEMFGKVLSIPDEMIIKYLTLTTNLPMDDIKSIETKMKSGENPRDFKRQLGRELVKVYYDEDSATAAQQAFDNLFIKKDIPDEMPELIVESSDETLLSLLDKSGLFGSKGEIRRLIKQNAVSVDGEKVQDEFLPFNTKGSFVIKAGKRKFIRIIHN
- the trxA gene encoding thioredoxin, translating into MAENVKEFTDSNFNAEVIESDVPVLVDFWAVWCMPCKMVAPVVAEIASEYKGKLKVGKLDVDGNPEVAQKYGIRSIPSLLIFKNGEVAQMLVGAVPKPQITAKVDAVIG
- a CDS encoding ABC transporter permease yields the protein MNALKIAWFEYRRRIRSKWFIIGTFGMPILILVISLGTGYMAGSGAGIETKNFGLIDETGFYGHQLSLVLDERFAEKETPPFNLAVSNGSFESLQTQFDELVNEKTLDGYFVIPADFFTNPMLRNYARSSSTIRSTDIIESELKELLIKEKAIFLQLSDDALDEIFFNVTVSHFEIGSSEERETEELIAGYIAPFVFMFLLFLGIFTGGQLLLRAVLEERSSRVIEVLLSTVSYNELMGGKILGLGLLGLTQSAIYLIGTFIAGSYYDLSLITPAIGLLYFTYFILGYLLYAGIYIGVGALFDSEQEAQQAIQIITFIAIIPMVLWTMVIENPNSTLVNVLSYIPLVTPFFMMIKIAVGETSTFQILTTIIVMIISVYGSIRLAAKVFRTGILLYGKRITLPEIYRWMRA